DNA sequence from the Candidatus Limnocylindrales bacterium genome:
CGGACCGGTGTGGCGAGGCGGGATGAGCGGCGAACCGCAGCAGCTCGCCGCATGCTACCGCAACGCGCTGGCGCTGGCCGCCGAGCGCGGGTATCGAACGGTGGCCTTCCCTTCGATCAGCACCGGTGTCTACGGCTATCCCATTCGGCAGGCCGCTGCAGTGGCCGTCTCGACCATCCAGGAAGAGCTGCGCACGCACCCCGAATCCTTCGATGAAGTGCGGATGGTGCTGTTCAGCGAATGCGACCTCGCCGTCTACGAAACAGCGCGCGCAGAGGGCCGCCGCCGCTGAGCCGCGGCGGCGCGTCTTGGCCGCAGCGTTGCCACCGATTCGGTGGCAGCGTTGCGGCCGCCGGCGTACCGCCGATGTCGTGCGGCCGCCGGGTCGAGGCTGGTGCTGCCGTGCAGCCTTCGGCGCATGGATCTACGCCGCGGCGGCCGGCATCTGCCCCTGCTCGAACATCCTCCAGAGCTGTCGCAGATCCTCGGGCAGCGAGCCCTCGATCTGCTGCGACTGGCCCTGGGAGATGCGTCTGGTGATCACGCGGACGACGGCGTACATGTAGCGCATCGGGTCGGGGTTGCGGACGTTATTGGCGGAAAGGTTCTGAGCGATCTGCTGGAGAAACTCGTTGCGGTCGTACTTGATCGGCTTGTCGCGGAGCTGGAAGCCGTTGAAGTACAGGCCCGCCACGAGCAGCGGGAGCTGACCGCCCAGATGCACGGCTTCGGCGGCCGGGAGCCGGTCTCGCAGCAGGTGAAGAACCGCGCGCAGCGCCTGCAGCGCCTCCTGCGCGTTCTCCGAGTGCAGCTCGGTCATGATTTCGTGGATCCAGGTGTTCGCCGTCTGCAGGCTCTGATCGAAGACGTGGACGCCGGGGCCGGCGCCAGTTGTTTTGGTTTCCATGTTCGTCCCTCTCGCGAGTTTTCTCTCGAGAGAGCCGATCGGCAGAGGATGCCGGCGGCAGGTGGCTCATGGAGGGGCCTCTGTCGCGACCGCTCTCCGTCCTGTTCTGGCTCGGACGCTTGAAAACTACGCGGATTCGATGCGATCAGCGTCAATGACCATCACGCGGCGACGTTGAGGTATCGCAGACATCCGGTTTCACCCAGCAGCGCCTCGAGCTCACCACGGTCGGAAATCGACAGCGCCTGCCAGTGAGCGAGAAGCTCGCGAGAACAGCGCGCCTGATACCCGTAGGCGCTGCGCCGATAGGCGTGCCCGTCGACTTCCGCTTCGAACGTCTCGCGGCTTGCCGCAACGGCCGCCGCGTTCGCTGCCATGAAGGGGAAGTAGCCGCGCGCTGCCAGCCGCAGCAACGAGCGGCGCGTTTCGGTCGCGACCTCATCGTTGAAAACCCACTCGCCTTCGACGCCGGATGCATCATCGAGCTGCATCACCCACAGCTCGACGCTGGGCGCGATCTCGCGCGCGATGCGCTGCGGAAGCGGGTCGGTGACCAGCTCGCTCAGCTGTCCGTAAAGCGCGAAGTCGGCCAGCGACGGCCGCGTGCCGAACAGATATCGCGACTGCGTCGCCAGCGGCGCGAGCATGCGCAGCAGCTCGCGGTAGTGGGACTCGATGATGGCGCCGTTGCTCGCACCGCCGCAGACGATGTCCATACGCCCGCGCTGGCGCGTGAAGACCTCGCGCTCGAGCATTTCGCGGGTCGGCGCGTCCACGTCACCCGCACGTTCCCGAATGATCCAGCGGGCCGCGAAACGGCCAGTGTCGTCCTCGACCCATCGAAAATAATACATCGCCTGCATGAACCACTCGTCGGCCATGTCTTCGATGAGGTGACAGAGGAAAGCGGCAGCGGGATCGGGTGGAACGATGCTGCGAGCGCCGGGATGGCGCGCTTCGAGCTCGTGCGCCAGGGGAGTCGTGTCGACGGCATATCGCATCGAGCCGTCATCTGCCGGAATGCCGAGGATCGGAATGAGACGCGGACGGACCGCTTCGATGGCCGGGCCCATGTCGGGTCCTCGCAGCCGCCAGACGTGCGGCAATCGGCGGTAGCGCAGGATCGCACGCAGCTTCCGCGAAAAAGGGGAGGGGTTGGCGCCGATGATTTCGTAAGGCTGGTTCACAGGATTCCTTTGCGAGCGCCGCAGCTTAGCGGCGCGCATGCCGGCGGTCCTGGCTGCGCGGGTCAACTTTTGGTCGCCGGCGGCCAGCTGGT
Encoded proteins:
- a CDS encoding O-acetyl-ADP-ribose deacetylase, whose translation is MARLTFVHGDITQQQVDAIVNAANEALVGGGGVDGAIHRAGGPEIMAECERIRHDLGGCPTGSAVHTTAGRLPARAVIHTVGPVWRGGMSGEPQQLAACYRNALALAAERGYRTVAFPSISTGVYGYPIRQAAAVAVSTIQEELRTHPESFDEVRMVLFSECDLAVYETARAEGRRR
- a CDS encoding DUF2267 domain-containing protein yields the protein METKTTGAGPGVHVFDQSLQTANTWIHEIMTELHSENAQEALQALRAVLHLLRDRLPAAEAVHLGGQLPLLVAGLYFNGFQLRDKPIKYDRNEFLQQIAQNLSANNVRNPDPMRYMYAVVRVITRRISQGQSQQIEGSLPEDLRQLWRMFEQGQMPAAAA
- a CDS encoding glutathione S-transferase N-terminal domain-containing protein, with product MNQPYEIIGANPSPFSRKLRAILRYRRLPHVWRLRGPDMGPAIEAVRPRLIPILGIPADDGSMRYAVDTTPLAHELEARHPGARSIVPPDPAAAFLCHLIEDMADEWFMQAMYYFRWVEDDTGRFAARWIIRERAGDVDAPTREMLEREVFTRQRGRMDIVCGGASNGAIIESHYRELLRMLAPLATQSRYLFGTRPSLADFALYGQLSELVTDPLPQRIAREIAPSVELWVMQLDDASGVEGEWVFNDEVATETRRSLLRLAARGYFPFMAANAAAVAASRETFEAEVDGHAYRRSAYGYQARCSRELLAHWQALSISDRGELEALLGETGCLRYLNVAA